TGGCGGCTTTTTCTATTGGCGGGGTGGACTATATTACCAAGCCCTTTCAGGTGGAAGAAGTGCTGGCCCGGGTCAAAACTCACTTGACCATTCGTAATCTACAAAAAAAACTGGAACAGAAAAACCAGCAACTGCAAGAAAAAAATAACGAGCTTGAAGCGGCGCTGGCCAGGGTTAAGTTACTCTCAGGCTTGCTGCCCATTTGTTCCAACTGCAAAAAAATACGCAACGACGAAGGATATTGGCAGCAGGTTGAAGAATATATCCACCAACACTCCGAGGCCGATTTTAGCCACGGCCTTTGCCCCGCTTGCCTGAAGGAACTCTACCCTGACCTTTATCAAAAAATGGAGGAACGCCGGCAAGATATTCTGAGCGCCCTGGCCAGGTTGAACCAGGCAAACCTGGCAAACCTGGCCGCAGCAGTGAACTTGCCAGAAAGCAATACCCTGGCCCGGCTGCAAATGATGATAGAAGAGAAACAGGTGG
This genomic interval from Anaerolineae bacterium contains the following:
- a CDS encoding response regulator, which codes for MNNQMDTPQANILVVDDTLANLRLLVKMLAEYGYKIRPATNGRLALAAALAEPPDLILLDIMMPEIDGYEVCGRLKADERTRDIPIIFISAIDELLDKVAAFSIGGVDYITKPFQVEEVLARVKTHLTIRNLQKKLEQKNQQLQEKNNELEAALARVKLLSGLLPICSNCKKIRNDEGYWQQVEEYIHQHSEADFSHGLCPACLKELYPDLYQKMEERRQDILSALARLNQANLANLAAAVNLPESNTLARLQMMIEEKQVEQVQKAGQIFYRLPAKGHESIS